TAATTGCATCCGCTAAATCAGTTTTATCTCTTTCTATAATTCTTTTTAGTTGGGTTGTCTCATCTGCATATACTAACCATATTTCATCAAATAATAAGCCTGAGCTATTAAGATTTTCTAGCTCTTCGATTAAAAGTGGAATGTCTAGAAAAACCACCCTATAAAGTAATGAGTATTTAAAGGTTTCCTCTTTCATTTTTTTATTAATTTGGGGATGAAGGATACTATTTAGCCTGTGTCTTAAATTAGTGTCATTGAACACAATGCTACCTAACTTTTTCCTATCTATGCTACCATCGTCCCTTAATATTGTTTCCCCAAAGCTTTTTACAGTTTCAATATAGGCTGGTTCTCCAATATTAACCACTTCTCTTGCAATTAGATCTGCATCTATTACAGGAAAGCCCTTTTCCTGTATTATCTTAGAAACAGTGCTCTTTCCAGTTCCTATACCTCCTGTTAGTCCAATGATTTTTGTTTTATTTTGTGTCATACCAGCTATCACCTATTTCCATATCCACCTTCAACGGAACATTTAGGGCTATTGCATTTTCCATTAAATCTTTTAATAAAGCTTTCACTTCTTCTACTTCTTCTTTATGAGTTTCTACAATGAGCTCATCATGCACCTGAAGAATAAGCTTTGATTTTAGTTTTCGCTTTTTTAATTCATTGTAAACATTAACCATAGCTAATTTAATTATGTCGGCTGCACTTCCTTGTATAGGAGTATTCAGTGCCATCCTTTCTCCAAAGGATCTAATATTAAAGTTTCTTGAAGCTAATTCAGGTAAATACCGTCTTCTGTGTAAAATTGTTTCTACATATCCTTTTCTTTTTCCTTCTTCTACAATACTAATCATATATTCCTTTACCATATTATAATTTTTTAGGTAATTATCTATATATGTTTTTGCCTCTTTTCTTGTAATTTTCAAATCTCTAGCAAGTCCATAGTCACTTATACCATAAACTATACCAAAGTTTACTGCCTTTGCTCTACTTCTCATAAGTGGAGTTACCTCTTGAAGGCTAACGCCAAATACCTGAGAAGCTGTTTTGCTATGGACATCTTCACCTGTGAAAAAAGCTTCCTTTAGCTTAGGATCATCTGAAATGCTTGCAAGAACTCTAAGCTCAATTTGAGAATAATCTGCATCCACTAAAACATAATCATCATTACTTGGAACGAACACCTTTCTTATTTTTCTGCCCTCTTCAGTTCTTATAGGTATATTTTGTAAGTTAGGCTCTGTACTGCTTATTCTCCCTGTAGTAGTAATTGTTTGATTAAAGCTAGAATGCACCTTGCCAGTTTTTTTGTCAATAACAGATATCAATCCATCTACATAAGTGGACTTTAACTTAACTATTTGTCTGTATTCTAATATTTTCTCTGCAATAGGATGCATCTCCTCCAGCTTTTCAAGCACTTCAGCATCAGTGGAATATCCAGTTTTTGTCTTTTTGATTACTGGCAGCTCTAGCTTTTCAAATAATATTTCTCCTAGCTGCTTAGGAGAATTAATATTAAATTCTCCTCCTGCAAACTCATATATCGACTTTGTAAGTGATTCGATTTTTATATCAAACTCTTTTCCTAGCTCTTTTAATTTTTCTCCATCCACAGTAAAGCCAGAAAATTCCATGTTACCCAACACACTAATTAATGCTATTTCCACATCATAAAATAATCTTTCCATATTTTGTTCACTTATAGCATTCTCTATAGGCTCTTTTATTTTACATATGATTTCTAGCTGATTAGATATATATGATATTCTTTCAGTTACCAGCAATTGACCAAAGGTTTTTTTGTTTTTTCCAGTACCTAATAATGCCTCTTTACTATCTATATCAATATTTAAATAATGCTTTGACAGGTTTTCTAATCTATAATCGTTTTGTGATGGATTAAGTAAATACTGCCCAATCATACTGTCAAATACTATGCCTCTTAAATCAACACCATATCTTAATAATATTAAAATCTCCTGCTTAATATCATGCCCTAGCTTATTTATTTCTTCATTTTCTAGAATTTTCTTAAATAAATCGATAAAATCTTCAATGGTTATATTTCCATCAATAAAATCGATATAATAGTTTGTTCCTATTGATGGTTTAACTCCTACACCCAATATAGCATCTTTTAACGGATAATCTCCATCAACTAAAAACTTTAAAATCATAGTCTTAGAATCCTGAATTATCTTTATAATATTTTCAAGTTGAGCTTTTTCCTTAAGTATTATATTTTCGACAGTTAGCTTTTCTGTAGTGGCTTCCTTTTTATGAGTAGTAGATTCTAAATCTAGCTTTCCTAAAAGGCTATTGAACTCTAGCTTTTTATAAATATTGTATAGCTCCTCTTTATTAGGCTCACTCCAAAGTAGCTTATCTAGATTTACTTCTAGGGGTACTGTAGTAATTATTTCAGATAGTCTCCTGCTCATTAATGCTTGATTTCTATTTTCAGCTAGTCTTTCCTTAAGCTTTCCTTTAATTTCATCTAAATTATTGTATATTCCCTCTATAGACTTATATTCTTTTAAAAGCTTAATTCCAGTTTTTTCTCCCACTCCAGGAACTCCTGGTATATTATCTGATTGATCTCCCATTAAGCCTTTCAAATCAATGAACTGCTGTGGTGTTAATTCATATCTTTCAATAATTGCTTCTTTATCATAAATCTCCATAGTAGATATGCCTTTTCTTGTAAGCAGTACTTTAGTTGTATCACCAGCTAGTTGCAAATAGTCCTTATCTCCGGTTACTAAAACTACCTCTAATTCGTTTTCCTCTCCTATTCTAGCAAGTGTCCCTGCCAAGTCATCTGCTTCAAAGCCCTCAGCTTCAACTCTATGTATATTCATATTATCTATTATTTCTTTAAGTATAGGAAACTGCATGGATAGTTCATTAGGCGTTTTCGCTCTTCCAGCTTTATAGTCTTCATATTCCTTATGTCTAAATGTAAGTGTTTTTTTATCAAAAACAACACTAATATAGTCTGGCTTGTATTCATCTGTAACCTTATAAAACATAGTCAGAAAACCATATACTCCATTAGTATATACTCCATCCTTAGTCATCAAAGGAGGTAATGCATGAAAAGCCCTATGAAGCAAACTATTCCCATCTATAATCATAAATCTACCTTTTGTCAATTATACCAACTCCTTAAGAACTATTTCTATTTTATTATGCACCACAATCTATTCAACAAATCCTTAACTTTAAGTATATATTAAAAAAACTAATCAGTAAACAAATAGGACTCTTAAAATAAAAAGGACTCTTATGAGTCCATTAGTCGTCACCTTTATTTATTACCATTAAGCTTAGCATTAATGGTGGGCAAGGTTATTGCGTTTTCAATTTTCTCTATAGCTCCTAATTCCGTGCTTATTTCTTGCTTCAATTTTTCAATCTCATCTTCAACAAGTAAAATATCTGTAATGCTCTCTGCTCTATCTAGTATTTCTCTCAATAAAACCTCTTGTTCATTAAGATTTCTTAATTTAGTCTCAATCCTATAATACTGGTCTGTAACATCACTTAACATTGACTCTTCATCTAAAATATTGCCTAAGGTCCTTAGAAAGTCTAAGGTCTCCTCAAATTTATCTGCTGGTATTCTAATTTTAATCAAATAATTTTTGCTATTTGTACTTGTATGAGCTTTATTAGTTTCTGTTTTAAAAGCCTCAACATAGCCTCCGTTTTCCTCTACATGATCAGCAATATCCTTAGAAGCCAAATCTAGCTCTTCTGTTTCGATACATAAATATGCTTCTTTTATTGATTTTCTCCCATTAACTATTCCACTTCTAGAGGCCATGGCACCATAATCGTTCATTGAATTATCAAACTCAGCCTCTTCAACTATTGAACTATTTCTAAAGATGGCCATTTCTTTATCACCTGATTCTTCATCTAAATTTTCGGTGATTATATGCTCTCCATCAACAACCTTATTCTCAGTACTTGGTTCTATGCTAAGTGCAATGTTTTCTTCTGACAATTTGCTTTTAGTGGCTTGAGGTGCCATGCTATCATTTGAAATTTCATTATTTATATTTGGCAATTTCAAATTTTCTCTTAGCATTCCAAAGCTAATAATCATGACAATAAGGCTTGCAGCTATTGATGTTATAACTTTCCAGCTTGGTTTCTTGTCCTCTTTTGCTGCTTCCTTAAGCTTTCTTCTAAGTTCAAATTTATAGTTATCAGGTAACTCAACCTGTTCCTGCTCTCTTACATTCTTAATAATATTTATCATTTCTTCATACTCTCTTCTGCAATTATTACATTTTAAAATATGAAGCTCAAACTCTTTATTTTCAATTTTGCTCAATTCATCATCAATATATAAGGATACATTTCCGATAAAATCATTACAGTTCATTCTATCCCTCCTTTCAATTTATTAGACGACAGTTTCTTTCATTTGTTCCGTATCTCTAATTATTATTTCCTTTAAGTTATTTCTTGCTCTACTTATCCTAGATTTTACTGTGCCAATGGAACAATCTAATATTGTTGATATTTCTTCGTAGCTAAATCCTTGAATGTCCCTCAAAATAATCACCGTTCTATGGTTATCGTCTAATTTATCTATAGAGTTATTTACTAACTCCTTTGTCAGCTTTCTTTCTAGTAACTCTTCTGGAGTATGAGAATCATCTGGAATATCCCTCTCTATCTCTCCATCATCAGTTTGTATTGGATTATCTATAGAGTACACATTGGTAGTTTTTTTTCTTAAAAAGTCTAAACAGGTATTAGTCACTATTCGATATAACCAAGTAGAAAAAGAAGAACCAAAATTAAAGGTTTTAATCGATCTAAAGACTTTTATAAATGCCTCTTGCGATACATCCATTGCATCTTCTGGATTTTTTAGCATCTTTAAAGCTATATTATAGGCTGTCTTTTCATATTTTCCTATAAGTTCATCAAATGCTTCTAGGTTTCCTTTCATGCACTTTTTTATCAGTTTCTGCTCTCTATCAACCATTTATTCACCCCTCTTCAAAAAAGGACTTCCCATATAATTATATATGTTAATTGGTATCTTTTAAACTTAAATATTATTTTACCATCTTTAAGAAACTTTTGCACAAAAAAACTTCTAATTCTGGAAGTCAAAATTAGAAGTTTTTATATTTTAGATAGCCTAATAGAATATTTCAATATATTTGTCTTTAGTATAAATACTAAATTTAAAGCCTATTTCCACCGAAAGGTCCATCAATGAAATATAGTGCTTATCATTTAATATTGTACTTACTGTCTCTAAGCCATCAGTTAAAATATTTGGTTTGTTATTTAGTACTTCGCCTTCTATACTAAGCAGGTGTGTCAAAGCATCTAGAGAAATAAGAGTTTCTCCTTCTATATCTAAAATTTCTCCTTTAACAAACTTATTATTGAAAAGTAGATAATTTAGATTATATTTTATTGTTTGTTGACTTTGATTCTTTTTATGATCCCCTCCAAGGTTAGCTTCTAAGCTGTTTATAGGTATATATCTATTGTTATTTTCCTTTACTATAGGTATATAGCTATTAAATACTCTTATATAATCTTCATTTTCATCATTAGTTATGTCTATATTCAAGAATTTACATACCTTGTCTACATTTACATACATATTATCTTCTATAAGTAGAATATCATTGGTAACATAGTTGTCATTAATAAAGTAGGCCCACTGTTCTGAAAATACTACTATTTCTTTTCTAATTAACTTTTTTAATTCTTTCATTTTATTAATTTCTATTTTTTCAATTAAATTTAGCTCTATTAATTTTTCATCTACCTTTTCCTGCAGATTTGGCATTTTAGAATAATAATCAGGGTATACAATTATTACTGGATTTAATCCATCAATATCCTTTTCTATTTTAATCAACTCATATTTTATTGCAACTGGATCTCCTAGCTTGACCTTACCATATAGTTCCTTTATGTCTTTATCATACATCCTAACACATCCAGCAGATATGAAGGTACCAATAGATTTAGGATTGTTATTGCCATGAATTCCATAAAAGGGTTTAAAACCAATCCATCGGCTTCCTAATGGATTGGCAGAGCTTCCACCTACTATGTTTTGTTTAGAATAATATGGATTTATAATTTTATTCACTATTTTATAATTTCCTATAGGTGTTTGACTATCTGGTTTTCCTACGGCTACAGGGTATTTTTTCAAGACAGTATCATTTTCAATAAGGAACAAGGCTCTAGATGGTATATCTATTTCTATTCTATATTGAGGCACTTGTGGCTCTGCATGTGCCTTGCAGTTTTTAGTAATGATTAATGTACATAATAGCAAAATAAGCAATATTTTTTTCATAAATCTCCTCCTGTTATAGTAAATCTTTTGCTTCATATGAAAAAGTAGAACTATTCTATTGGTACAAGAAGAGTTTATGTAATTTCTATTATCTTTATCCAGAATATAATATTAAATAATAATTACAAAAACACGATAGGGATAAACATGTTTTCATGGCTTGATCATGTTTATATCTATCGTGTTAATATTAAAAACTACTATTTACGCACTCTGCACAACTATTCTATTATCATATTTATATGGATGGAAGGCTTCTTCAATTACTTGATTGTTCTCATCAAACACTATGGTTACATGATGCATAAAATTATTTCTTAAATAGAATCTTAAGTCTGTAATTTTCAGTTCAATGTTAGTATCTTGTTCAACTATCTCCACATGAGTAACAGGTGAAAATTCTCGGAAATACCTTCCTAATTCAGTTCTATATGCCTTCTTAATCAATTTATTATTGGGCTTAATAAGCTTCTTGCGAATCTTAACCTTATTTGTTATAAAATTAATCTGCCCTACAATATTATATTTCTTAGTTTGTATTATAAAATCCCATTTAAAGAAATTCATTAGAGCTGGTAATACATACAGCTTATCCTTTCTTTCTGATATTTTATATCGATTATCTAATATTTTCTTTACTCTATTTTTTATTAGTATTCTAAAAGAAATATATAAAGAAACTAGGATAATCGTTGCTAATATTTTTGTTGCTCTATCCACATTAACAAATATCAAACCCAAGCTTAATACAGTAATAAAAGGATCATACAGCATTAGTATGCCTGCTACTAATTTTCTATTGTTAAATGGTAACAGAGGTCTTACACCATAAGAATTTAATATATCGAAAAAAGTATGGCTTGCACTACCTAAAAATACCCATAACAAAAGATTTAAAAAGCTGGCCTCTTTATAAAACAAAGATAAACCAAAAGTAATGATTAAAGAAATACCGACTAAACCTACAATGGAATGACTTACCCCTCTATGATGCTTTAAATACTGATAATTGCCCCAATACTTGACTACTACATCTAAATCAGGGGCAATAGCACCTAAGGTAACCCCAACTACAAGAGGATTTTCAATACTTAAAGGCTGACCACTTAGTGCAGCTATTCCTAGGCCTATTATTCCATGAGTTACTGGATCCATTTTTACACCACCATCTATTAATTAAAAGTAAATTTGTTAATATCCAAAATATCTATTAGATTTAAAGGAAATATTTTTTGCATCATAACAAGAATTATAACATAATTTTTTGTTTTGTGTGACTTTTTTAAAAAGTTATTTATTTGACAATTTTTCTAATCTTTTTATATGTTTAAAAAATTAACTGTTGATTTTTCACCTTATTTGTGCTAATATTTCTTTTGTAGCTAATATGCCCGAGTGGCGGAATGGCAGACGCACTCGACTCAAAATCCAATTCGTCTATTCAGCAAGCATACACCAGAAGCCTTGATAAATCAAGGGTTCAAGCAATTAAATAATGTGTAATT
This genomic stretch from Proteiniborus ethanoligenes harbors:
- a CDS encoding L,D-transpeptidase → MKKILLILLLCTLIITKNCKAHAEPQVPQYRIEIDIPSRALFLIENDTVLKKYPVAVGKPDSQTPIGNYKIVNKIINPYYSKQNIVGGSSANPLGSRWIGFKPFYGIHGNNNPKSIGTFISAGCVRMYDKDIKELYGKVKLGDPVAIKYELIKIEKDIDGLNPVIIVYPDYYSKMPNLQEKVDEKLIELNLIEKIEINKMKELKKLIRKEIVVFSEQWAYFINDNYVTNDILLIEDNMYVNVDKVCKFLNIDITNDENEDYIRVFNSYIPIVKENNNRYIPINSLEANLGGDHKKNQSQQTIKYNLNYLLFNNKFVKGEILDIEGETLISLDALTHLLSIEGEVLNNKPNILTDGLETVSTILNDKHYISLMDLSVEIGFKFSIYTKDKYIEIFY
- a CDS encoding metal-dependent hydrolase produces the protein MDPVTHGIIGLGIAALSGQPLSIENPLVVGVTLGAIAPDLDVVVKYWGNYQYLKHHRGVSHSIVGLVGISLIITFGLSLFYKEASFLNLLLWVFLGSASHTFFDILNSYGVRPLLPFNNRKLVAGILMLYDPFITVLSLGLIFVNVDRATKILATIILVSLYISFRILIKNRVKKILDNRYKISERKDKLYVLPALMNFFKWDFIIQTKKYNIVGQINFITNKVKIRKKLIKPNNKLIKKAYRTELGRYFREFSPVTHVEIVEQDTNIELKITDLRFYLRNNFMHHVTIVFDENNQVIEEAFHPYKYDNRIVVQSA
- a CDS encoding DUF4349 domain-containing protein produces the protein MNCNDFIGNVSLYIDDELSKIENKEFELHILKCNNCRREYEEMINIIKNVREQEQVELPDNYKFELRRKLKEAAKEDKKPSWKVITSIAASLIVMIISFGMLRENLKLPNINNEISNDSMAPQATKSKLSEENIALSIEPSTENKVVDGEHIITENLDEESGDKEMAIFRNSSIVEEAEFDNSMNDYGAMASRSGIVNGRKSIKEAYLCIETEELDLASKDIADHVEENGGYVEAFKTETNKAHTSTNSKNYLIKIRIPADKFEETLDFLRTLGNILDEESMLSDVTDQYYRIETKLRNLNEQEVLLREILDRAESITDILLVEDEIEKLKQEISTELGAIEKIENAITLPTINAKLNGNK
- a CDS encoding RNA polymerase sigma factor; its protein translation is MVDREQKLIKKCMKGNLEAFDELIGKYEKTAYNIALKMLKNPEDAMDVSQEAFIKVFRSIKTFNFGSSFSTWLYRIVTNTCLDFLRKKTTNVYSIDNPIQTDDGEIERDIPDDSHTPEELLERKLTKELVNNSIDKLDDNHRTVIILRDIQGFSYEEISTILDCSIGTVKSRISRARNNLKEIIIRDTEQMKETVV
- the coaE gene encoding dephospho-CoA kinase (Dephospho-CoA kinase (CoaE) performs the final step in coenzyme A biosynthesis.) translates to MTQNKTKIIGLTGGIGTGKSTVSKIIQEKGFPVIDADLIAREVVNIGEPAYIETVKSFGETILRDDGSIDRKKLGSIVFNDTNLRHRLNSILHPQINKKMKEETFKYSLLYRVVFLDIPLLIEELENLNSSGLLFDEIWLVYADETTQLKRIIERDKTDLADAIRRINAQKSIEEKLKYADVVIYNTGSIKELIDNVNKALEEV
- the polA gene encoding DNA polymerase I, producing MTKGRFMIIDGNSLLHRAFHALPPLMTKDGVYTNGVYGFLTMFYKVTDEYKPDYISVVFDKKTLTFRHKEYEDYKAGRAKTPNELSMQFPILKEIIDNMNIHRVEAEGFEADDLAGTLARIGEENELEVVLVTGDKDYLQLAGDTTKVLLTRKGISTMEIYDKEAIIERYELTPQQFIDLKGLMGDQSDNIPGVPGVGEKTGIKLLKEYKSIEGIYNNLDEIKGKLKERLAENRNQALMSRRLSEIITTVPLEVNLDKLLWSEPNKEELYNIYKKLEFNSLLGKLDLESTTHKKEATTEKLTVENIILKEKAQLENIIKIIQDSKTMILKFLVDGDYPLKDAILGVGVKPSIGTNYYIDFIDGNITIEDFIDLFKKILENEEINKLGHDIKQEILILLRYGVDLRGIVFDSMIGQYLLNPSQNDYRLENLSKHYLNIDIDSKEALLGTGKNKKTFGQLLVTERISYISNQLEIICKIKEPIENAISEQNMERLFYDVEIALISVLGNMEFSGFTVDGEKLKELGKEFDIKIESLTKSIYEFAGGEFNINSPKQLGEILFEKLELPVIKKTKTGYSTDAEVLEKLEEMHPIAEKILEYRQIVKLKSTYVDGLISVIDKKTGKVHSSFNQTITTTGRISSTEPNLQNIPIRTEEGRKIRKVFVPSNDDYVLVDADYSQIELRVLASISDDPKLKEAFFTGEDVHSKTASQVFGVSLQEVTPLMRSRAKAVNFGIVYGISDYGLARDLKITRKEAKTYIDNYLKNYNMVKEYMISIVEEGKRKGYVETILHRRRYLPELASRNFNIRSFGERMALNTPIQGSAADIIKLAMVNVYNELKKRKLKSKLILQVHDELIVETHKEEVEEVKALLKDLMENAIALNVPLKVDMEIGDSWYDTK